One Nostoc punctiforme PCC 73102 DNA window includes the following coding sequences:
- a CDS encoding pentapeptide repeat-containing protein, with protein sequence MPEVNSQQPINTAATLVESYAAGKRDFSKAELGNADLQGINLKGSDLSYADLSEANLSGANLRGSDLSFADLHQANLRDADLRGALLMSANLRQADLKGAKLEKADYDRSTHFPQDFDPVKAGMRIKFED encoded by the coding sequence ATGCCTGAAGTTAATTCTCAACAGCCCATAAATACTGCCGCTACTCTTGTAGAGAGTTATGCAGCAGGAAAACGGGACTTTAGTAAAGCAGAACTGGGTAATGCCGATTTGCAAGGCATTAACTTGAAAGGATCTGATCTCAGTTATGCTGACTTGAGTGAAGCTAACTTAAGTGGCGCTAATCTCAGGGGAAGCGACCTGAGTTTCGCCGATCTCCATCAAGCTAATCTAAGAGATGCCGATCTTAGGGGAGCATTGTTGATGTCAGCGAATCTCCGCCAAGCCGATCTCAAAGGAGCAAAGCTAGAAAAAGCAGACTACGATCGCAGCACCCATTTTCCTCAAGATTTCGACCCAGTGAAAGCTGGTATGCGAATAAAATTTGAAGATTAA
- a CDS encoding DUF2243 domain-containing protein, whose product MEAKRETISRRAPLITAGIFLGVGLGGFIDGILLHQILQWHHMLSNIRPLTNRANIDLNMVWDGFFHTLDWVFTATGLVLLWRAGRRDDVPWSSQTFIGSILIGSGLFDLVEGLIDHQILGVHHVKPGPNELAWDLGFLAFGALLVVIGWIMIKKESRVISP is encoded by the coding sequence ATGGAGGCAAAACGTGAAACCATCAGTCGACGCGCACCATTAATTACTGCTGGAATTTTTCTTGGTGTGGGTCTTGGAGGGTTTATTGATGGAATTTTACTGCATCAGATCCTCCAGTGGCATCACATGCTTAGTAACATTCGACCTCTGACAAACAGAGCGAATATAGATTTGAACATGGTATGGGATGGGTTCTTTCATACCTTAGATTGGGTATTCACCGCGACTGGACTTGTGTTACTATGGCGTGCTGGACGGCGCGATGATGTTCCTTGGTCATCACAGACCTTTATTGGATCAATACTGATTGGTAGTGGTTTGTTCGACTTGGTTGAAGGTTTAATTGACCACCAAATTCTCGGTGTTCATCATGTGAAACCAGGCCCAAATGAGTTAGCTTGGGATCTAGGATTTCTTGCATTCGGTGCGCTACTTGTTGTTATCGGCTGGATAATGATAAAAAAGGAGTCAAGAGTAATTAGTCCTTAG
- a CDS encoding DUF4129 domain-containing protein, with translation MPTDTFEKTSWSWQLSQFQQQAGEWWEYQFYRFEKTLPELPNGWSISPWLGELLKFLFWLVIGLFVVWVGWQLWREFSPYVYSWLNRSGNLTDFRAKTRSSEASIALLLERSQQFYRQGNYREACRCLYLAMLQQLHQKAIAPHKLSRTDGEYLQLLRSAVTPIQPYETLITTHEQLCFGNAEILPDNYEQCRQAYREISPE, from the coding sequence ATGCCTACAGATACTTTTGAAAAAACTAGCTGGAGTTGGCAGCTTTCCCAATTTCAACAACAAGCGGGAGAATGGTGGGAATACCAGTTTTACCGCTTTGAGAAAACTTTACCAGAATTGCCTAATGGATGGTCTATTAGCCCTTGGTTAGGTGAGTTGCTGAAATTTCTGTTTTGGCTGGTAATTGGCTTATTTGTAGTTTGGGTGGGTTGGCAATTATGGCGGGAATTCAGCCCTTATGTATATTCTTGGCTGAATAGAAGTGGCAACCTGACTGATTTTCGTGCAAAAACTCGCTCTAGTGAGGCATCCATAGCACTTTTGTTGGAGCGATCGCAACAATTTTACCGTCAGGGTAACTACCGTGAAGCTTGCCGTTGTCTTTATTTAGCGATGTTGCAGCAGTTGCATCAAAAAGCGATCGCACCCCACAAACTCAGTCGTACAGATGGAGAATATCTGCAATTGCTGCGATCGGCTGTGACTCCCATACAGCCTTACGAAACTTTAATTACCACTCACGAACAATTATGTTTTGGTAATGCCGAGATTTTGCCAGACAATTATGAACAGTGTCGGCAAGCTTATCGGGAAATTTCCCCAGAATGA
- a CDS encoding aspartate aminotransferase family protein — MSLQTLVEQATIPPDSGSVASSPFDADSFNEAVMSTYGRFPLALERGAGCRVWDTQGREYLDFVAGIATCTLGHAHPVMVEAVTRQIQKLHHVSNLYYIPEQGELAKWLVEHSCADRVFFCNSGAEANEAAIKLARKYAHTVLDIEKPIILTANASFHGRTLATITATAQPKYQKYFDPLVPGFHYVNYNDINAVEVAISELDEGDYRVAAILIEPLQGEGGVRPGDVAYFKKLRQICDETGILLIFDEVQVGMGRSGKLWAYEHLGVEPDIFTSAKGLGGGIPIGAMMSKKFCDVFQPGEHASTFGGNPFVCGVALSVCQTLERENILQNVQDRGEQLRSGLRAIAAKYPQQIGEVRGWGLINGLELRADIQLTAADIVNAAINEGVLLVPAGPKVVRFVPPLIVTEAEVNTALEAVDKAMSNDKP, encoded by the coding sequence GTGAGCCTACAAACTCTCGTTGAACAAGCCACCATCCCCCCAGATTCAGGGTCTGTAGCATCTAGTCCCTTTGATGCAGATAGCTTTAATGAAGCTGTCATGTCTACCTATGGTCGGTTTCCTTTAGCCCTAGAACGGGGTGCTGGATGCCGGGTTTGGGATACACAGGGACGAGAATATCTGGACTTTGTAGCGGGAATTGCCACTTGTACTTTGGGGCACGCCCATCCAGTTATGGTAGAAGCGGTAACACGCCAAATCCAGAAGCTGCACCATGTCTCTAATTTGTACTACATTCCTGAGCAAGGTGAATTGGCAAAGTGGCTTGTTGAACATTCTTGTGCCGATCGCGTATTTTTCTGCAACTCTGGAGCTGAAGCTAACGAAGCTGCAATTAAACTGGCGCGGAAATATGCCCACACAGTATTAGACATTGAAAAACCCATTATTTTAACCGCCAATGCCAGTTTCCACGGACGGACTTTGGCGACAATTACCGCCACAGCACAACCGAAGTATCAAAAGTACTTCGATCCTTTAGTTCCGGGGTTCCACTACGTAAATTACAACGATATTAACGCTGTGGAAGTAGCGATTAGCGAGTTGGATGAAGGTGATTACCGGGTAGCAGCAATTCTGATTGAGCCATTGCAGGGAGAAGGCGGTGTGCGTCCGGGAGATGTTGCCTATTTCAAAAAGCTGCGGCAGATTTGCGATGAAACTGGCATTTTATTGATTTTTGATGAAGTGCAAGTTGGTATGGGGCGCAGTGGCAAATTATGGGCTTACGAACATCTTGGCGTTGAGCCGGATATCTTCACCAGTGCCAAAGGCTTAGGTGGTGGTATCCCCATCGGTGCAATGATGAGTAAGAAATTCTGCGATGTTTTTCAACCAGGGGAACACGCCAGCACTTTTGGCGGTAATCCTTTTGTGTGTGGTGTAGCACTCAGTGTTTGCCAGACATTGGAACGGGAAAATATTTTACAGAATGTGCAAGACAGGGGTGAACAGTTGCGATCTGGGTTGAGAGCGATCGCAGCGAAATATCCTCAACAGATTGGCGAAGTTCGGGGTTGGGGTTTAATCAACGGTTTGGAGTTGCGAGCCGATATCCAATTAACCGCAGCAGATATTGTCAATGCTGCCATTAACGAGGGTGTATTACTGGTACCAGCCGGGCCAAAAGTAGTCCGATTTGTGCCACCGCTAATTGTCACAGAGGCGGAAGTCAACACTGCCTTAGAAGCTGTAGACAAGGCGATGTCTAACGACAAGCCGTAG
- a CDS encoding ABC transporter substrate-binding protein, which yields MIAAIVRPLNLVIGLLLSCCFLLTSCHPTQMKSKASQVAQLVLVSLSDPTTFNYAINDSPYSIFSLIYKGLVDENVMTNNLEPGLAESWSISADQKRIIFTLKTGLKWSDGEPLTAEDVVFTYRDIYLNKKIPTLYRDFLRIGNKETFPSVQKLDNLRVEFTFVEPFAPFLRYAERLAILPAHALRASVLSNDSNGNPQFLSMWGTNTDPQKIVCNGPYKIESYTPAERVILRRNSYYWRKDIQGNPQPYIERIVWQIIASTENQLVRFRSGELDTLNVTSAVFGLLKKHEKRGKYIIYNGGPTAGFSFVGFNLNQASNAKSKPFIDPIKSRWFNNLAFRQAVAYAIDRNRIKTNIYRGLGEIQHSPIAVQSPYYLSPAAGLRVYDYNPQRARQMLLETGFRYNSQKELLDQDGNRVQFNLLVKSEDQSRIDAAVQIQQDLSQIGIKADMQVVSFNVILQKLLSRRDWDCYVGAFGVPGADVEPNLLSLFWTSQGSFHQFNQGALPGKPPLQGWVVSEWEREIDSLFGAGFKELDQSKRKAIYGRFQQIVAEQLPIFCLVNPISFQAVRERVNPIKFSALGSTFWNIDELKITEK from the coding sequence ATGATTGCTGCTATTGTTCGACCTTTGAATTTGGTAATTGGTTTGCTCTTATCTTGTTGTTTCTTGCTTACAAGCTGTCACCCGACACAGATGAAAAGCAAAGCATCTCAAGTAGCTCAATTAGTTCTAGTTTCGTTAAGCGATCCGACTACTTTTAACTATGCCATTAATGACTCTCCATACAGTATTTTTTCATTAATCTACAAAGGATTGGTCGATGAGAATGTTATGACTAACAATTTGGAGCCAGGACTAGCGGAATCTTGGTCAATATCTGCCGATCAAAAGCGAATTATTTTTACTTTAAAAACAGGGTTGAAATGGTCAGATGGTGAACCTCTCACGGCAGAGGATGTAGTCTTTACCTATCGAGATATTTATCTTAATAAAAAAATTCCTACTTTATATAGAGACTTTTTACGCATTGGCAACAAAGAAACTTTTCCGTCAGTGCAGAAACTAGATAATCTGCGAGTTGAGTTTACTTTTGTGGAACCTTTTGCCCCTTTTTTGAGATATGCCGAAAGATTAGCGATTTTGCCTGCTCATGCCTTGCGTGCTTCTGTATTATCCAATGATAGCAATGGTAATCCTCAGTTTCTTTCAATGTGGGGAACCAATACCGATCCACAAAAAATTGTCTGCAATGGTCCTTACAAAATAGAAAGCTATACTCCTGCTGAACGGGTAATTTTACGACGCAACTCCTACTACTGGCGCAAAGATATTCAAGGAAATCCTCAGCCTTATATTGAACGTATTGTCTGGCAAATTATTGCTTCTACAGAAAATCAGTTAGTAAGATTTCGTTCAGGTGAACTAGATACGTTGAATGTGACATCAGCAGTATTTGGGTTACTCAAGAAACATGAAAAGCGAGGAAAATACATTATTTACAATGGTGGACCAACTGCGGGTTTTAGCTTTGTGGGTTTCAACCTTAATCAAGCTAGTAATGCCAAGAGTAAGCCTTTTATCGACCCAATCAAATCTCGGTGGTTTAATAACTTAGCTTTTAGGCAAGCAGTTGCTTATGCCATTGACCGCAACCGAATTAAAACTAATATCTATCGCGGTTTAGGTGAAATACAACATTCGCCAATTGCGGTTCAAAGTCCTTATTACTTGTCTCCAGCAGCAGGGTTAAGAGTTTATGATTACAATCCCCAGAGAGCTAGGCAGATGTTGTTAGAGACCGGTTTTAGGTACAACTCCCAAAAAGAACTGTTAGACCAAGATGGAAATCGGGTGCAATTCAATCTCTTGGTGAAATCGGAAGATCAATCAAGAATCGATGCCGCAGTTCAAATCCAACAAGACCTCAGTCAAATTGGTATCAAAGCAGATATGCAGGTAGTCAGTTTTAACGTAATATTGCAAAAGCTACTCTCTCGTCGAGATTGGGATTGTTATGTCGGTGCGTTCGGTGTGCCCGGTGCAGATGTTGAACCTAATCTTCTATCTTTATTTTGGACTAGTCAAGGCTCATTTCATCAATTTAACCAAGGTGCGCTACCAGGAAAACCCCCGCTCCAAGGATGGGTCGTTTCTGAATGGGAGAGAGAAATTGACAGTCTTTTCGGGGCAGGATTTAAAGAACTAGACCAGAGCAAGCGCAAGGCGATTTATGGCAGATTCCAGCAAATCGTTGCTGAACAGTTGCCGATATTCTGCCTTGTGAATCCAATTTCGTTTCAAGCGGTGCGCGAACGTGTCAATCCCATCAAGTTTTCTGCTTTGGGGTCAACTTTTTGGAATATTGATGAACTAAAAATCACAGAGAAATAA
- a CDS encoding potassium channel family protein: MAGAIALGGVFLIGTLWYSLVEGWSWEDAAYMTVITLATVGYGETHPLGSRGRLFTIALILLGVVNIGYIVNRFTEAIIQGYFQQGIRLQQQRRLMESLTEHYIICGFSRTGRQIAKEFRAEGVPFVVIDSDMESVQRAQTEGYTAFQGDATLDDTLLKVGIERAICIVAALPSDAENLYIVLSAKTLNSGIRVIARASTEEALQKLRRGGADEVISPYITGGKRMAAAALRPQVLDFVDGILTGADRQLYMEEFLLDPAFCPFVGQSLQKARLRSQSGALVLAIRRADGALIGGPTGDTVLMSGDRLIGMGTAEQLRSLNQILGPINSKKLRRPKNS; the protein is encoded by the coding sequence ATGGCTGGGGCGATCGCTCTTGGCGGTGTTTTCCTCATTGGCACTTTGTGGTACTCGTTAGTGGAGGGCTGGTCATGGGAAGATGCAGCGTACATGACAGTCATTACTTTAGCTACTGTGGGATACGGGGAGACGCACCCACTGGGTAGCCGAGGAAGATTGTTTACAATTGCCCTGATTTTGTTGGGTGTAGTCAATATCGGTTACATTGTCAACAGATTTACAGAAGCGATCATTCAAGGCTACTTTCAACAAGGAATTCGGCTACAACAACAGAGGCGGTTAATGGAATCTCTAACAGAACATTACATCATCTGTGGATTTAGTCGGACTGGTCGTCAAATTGCCAAGGAATTTCGAGCAGAAGGCGTACCTTTTGTAGTGATTGATTCAGATATGGAATCTGTGCAAAGGGCGCAGACAGAAGGTTATACAGCATTCCAAGGTGACGCTACCCTAGATGACACACTTTTGAAAGTTGGTATTGAAAGGGCAATATGTATTGTTGCAGCCCTTCCCTCCGATGCCGAAAATTTATACATAGTTTTATCAGCAAAAACACTGAATTCGGGAATTCGGGTGATTGCCCGCGCAAGTACAGAAGAAGCTTTGCAGAAGTTACGACGCGGTGGTGCAGATGAGGTGATATCCCCCTATATTACCGGTGGGAAGCGCATGGCTGCTGCGGCTCTTAGACCTCAAGTATTGGACTTTGTAGACGGGATTTTGACAGGTGCAGACCGCCAATTGTACATGGAAGAATTTTTACTTGACCCGGCTTTTTGTCCCTTCGTGGGTCAGAGTTTGCAAAAGGCGAGATTGCGATCGCAATCCGGGGCATTAGTTCTGGCAATTCGCCGCGCTGATGGGGCTCTCATTGGTGGCCCCACTGGCGATACAGTCTTAATGTCAGGCGATCGCCTAATTGGTATGGGTACAGCAGAACAGTTGCGTAGCCTTAATCAAATTCTCGGCCCCATAAATTCCAAGAAACTGCGGCGACCGAAAAATAGCTGA
- a CDS encoding leucine-rich repeat domain-containing protein: protein MGFYATQTIAAPLATPTSFTNWCKQKSNLPPQTKHTVEVLLEKAQTQNCKQANQKLTNLTSLSLNSNKISDIKPLSALTKLTSIDLGINEISDIKPLSVLTKLTSIDLDINEISDIKPLSALTNLTALSLRENQISDIKPLSALTNLTSLSLRSNQVSNIKPLSTLTNLTYLYLNSNEISDIKPLSNLTNLTILSLESNEISNVKPLSALTNLTELSLNSNKISNIKPLSSLKNLTFINIKNNAIAPKICPVKPESICQFDEL from the coding sequence TTGGGCTTTTACGCCACACAGACTATTGCTGCTCCTTTGGCAACTCCCACAAGTTTTACAAATTGGTGTAAGCAGAAATCAAATTTACCTCCACAGACAAAACATACTGTTGAGGTTCTTTTAGAAAAAGCCCAAACTCAAAATTGCAAGCAGGCTAACCAAAAGCTGACTAATTTAACTTCTCTCTCCCTGAACTCAAATAAAATCAGTGATATCAAGCCTTTGTCTGCTCTGACTAAATTGACTTCTATCGACCTTGGCATAAATGAAATCAGCGATATCAAGCCTTTGTCTGTTCTGACTAAATTGACTTCTATCGACCTCGACATAAATGAAATCAGCGATATCAAGCCTTTGTCCGCTCTGACTAATTTGACTGCTCTCTCACTCCGAGAGAATCAAATCAGCGATATCAAGCCTTTATCCGCTCTGACTAATTTAACTTCTCTCTCTCTCCGCTCAAATCAAGTCAGTAATATTAAGCCTTTGTCCACTCTGACTAATTTGACTTATCTCTACCTAAACTCAAATGAAATCAGCGATATCAAGCCTTTGTCTAATCTGACTAATTTGACCATTCTCTCTCTTGAATCAAATGAAATCAGCAATGTCAAGCCTTTGTCTGCTTTGACTAATTTGACTGAACTCTCCCTTAACTCAAATAAAATCAGCAATATCAAGCCTTTATCATCTCTGAAAAATTTAACTTTTATTAATATTAAAAATAACGCGATCGCACCCAAAATATGTCCTGTAAAACCAGAATCTATTTGCCAATTTGATGAGCTTTAA
- a CDS encoding class I SAM-dependent methyltransferase, whose amino-acid sequence MNNLPLLDNNWNTDLYEDKHAFVWQYGENLLKVLNPKLGESILDLGCGTGQLTEKIAQAGAEVTGIDRASSMIETARQNYPHLRFDVADARDFQVLKPLDAVFSNAVLHWIKEADAAIASIHQALKPGGRFVAEFGGKGNIQAIVTALYSALEAIAISPQALNPWYFPSIGEYATLLEQQGFDVTYATLFARPTPLTEGEAGMANWLEMFADVFLAGLSADQKIQIIRTVEEHLLPTLYQQGNWTADYRRIRIVAIKL is encoded by the coding sequence ATGAATAATCTTCCATTACTCGACAATAATTGGAACACAGACCTGTATGAGGATAAACACGCCTTTGTCTGGCAATATGGCGAGAACTTGCTGAAAGTACTCAATCCCAAGTTGGGAGAATCCATTTTGGATCTTGGCTGTGGGACTGGGCAACTAACAGAAAAAATTGCTCAAGCCGGGGCTGAAGTCACTGGAATCGATCGCGCATCCTCGATGATTGAGACAGCAAGACAAAACTATCCCCATCTACGCTTTGATGTTGCTGATGCCAGAGATTTTCAAGTATTGAAACCATTGGATGCTGTATTTTCCAACGCTGTTTTACATTGGATTAAAGAAGCAGATGCGGCGATCGCTTCCATACATCAAGCGTTAAAACCTGGGGGGCGTTTTGTCGCAGAATTTGGTGGTAAGGGAAATATTCAAGCGATCGTCACAGCTTTGTACAGTGCTTTAGAGGCGATCGCTATCTCCCCGCAAGCACTGAATCCTTGGTATTTTCCTAGTATTGGTGAGTACGCTACCCTATTAGAACAACAAGGCTTTGATGTTACTTATGCCACCTTGTTTGCTCGTCCTACTCCCCTAACAGAAGGCGAAGCAGGGATGGCGAACTGGCTTGAAATGTTTGCTGATGTTTTTCTAGCAGGACTGTCTGCTGACCAAAAAATACAAATAATTCGCACCGTGGAAGAGCATCTTTTGCCGACACTGTATCAACAAGGCAATTGGACAGCAGACTATCGGAGAATTCGCATCGTTGCCATCAAACTTTAG